From the genome of Candidatus Methylopumilus turicensis, one region includes:
- the rpoE gene encoding RNA polymerase sigma factor RpoE, whose translation MIDVKNIAEISRMGFVDTSSAGYTSGMTDKKQTESPATMSDTVADKVNVGQVPGNREIDQALVERAQRGDQQAFGMLVEKYQRKLGRLLSRMVRDQAEVEDVVQESFIKAYRALPNFRGDSAFYTWLYRIGINTAKNYLVSLGRRPQVSYDVEIEDAENFEDAEELRTAETPETELMTKEIAKTVNETMMALPDELRTAITLRELEGLSYEEIATLMSCPIGTVRSRIFRARETIAAKLRPLLDTPDDKRW comes from the coding sequence ATGATTGATGTAAAGAATATCGCAGAAATTTCCCGAATGGGGTTCGTTGACACTAGCAGCGCGGGTTATACTTCAGGCATGACAGATAAAAAACAAACGGAATCCCCCGCCACGATGAGCGACACTGTTGCTGATAAAGTGAATGTTGGTCAAGTACCGGGTAATCGAGAAATTGATCAAGCCTTAGTCGAGCGTGCGCAACGCGGTGACCAACAAGCTTTTGGTATGTTGGTTGAGAAGTATCAACGCAAGCTAGGCCGTTTACTTTCCAGAATGGTGCGTGATCAGGCTGAGGTTGAAGATGTCGTTCAAGAGTCATTCATTAAGGCCTACCGCGCATTACCAAATTTCAGAGGCGATAGCGCTTTCTACACATGGCTCTACCGTATTGGCATTAACACCGCCAAAAACTATTTGGTTTCTTTAGGTCGTCGCCCGCAAGTCAGTTACGACGTTGAAATTGAGGACGCTGAAAATTTTGAAGACGCAGAAGAGCTTCGAACAGCTGAAACGCCAGAAACAGAGTTGATGACCAAAGAAATTGCAAAAACCGTCAACGAAACCATGATGGCTTTACCGGACGAACTCAGAACGGCGATTACGTTAAGAGAGTTAGAAGGTTTGAGTTATGAAGAAATTGCAACCTTAATGAGTTGTCCAATTGGCACAGTGCGCTCACGTATCTTTAGGGCCAGAGAAACCATTGCAGCTAAACTCAGACCCTTGCTCGACACGCCAGATGACAAGCGATGGTAA
- a CDS encoding sigma-E factor negative regulatory protein: MKEKISALIDNDLAIEDAEFLMTALKANKDLAASWSTYHLIGDVLRGNDVLRHDVTKNIMREISKQPTVLAPRASSNKLNTNKPVIWSVAASVAAVLFVGLVVLKNQSHESTTGSIEIAQAVPAEYLRAHQSMSPSNAAYFIQPASFSSTNQLQAK; this comes from the coding sequence TTGAAAGAAAAAATCTCAGCTTTAATCGATAACGATTTAGCGATAGAAGATGCCGAGTTTCTAATGACGGCATTGAAAGCGAATAAAGACTTGGCTGCATCATGGTCAACTTATCACTTGATTGGTGATGTGTTGAGGGGCAATGATGTGCTTCGTCACGATGTGACTAAGAACATCATGCGAGAAATTTCGAAACAGCCAACGGTGTTGGCGCCGAGAGCTTCATCCAACAAACTGAACACGAATAAACCTGTTATCTGGTCGGTGGCTGCCTCAGTTGCTGCTGTGCTTTTTGTCGGCTTGGTTGTCCTCAAAAATCAATCGCATGAATCTACCACAGGTTCCATTGAGATCGCTCAAGCGGTCCCAGCTGAGTATTTGCGTGCACATCAGTCAATGTCTCCAAGCAATGCCGCTTATTTTATTCAGCCAGCCTCTTTTTCATCAACGAACCAACTACAAGCTAAATAA
- the lepA gene encoding translation elongation factor 4 has product MNNIRNFSIIAHIDHGKSTLADRIIQLCGGLSDREMEAQVLDSMDLERERGITIKAQTAALRYTALDGQVYQLNLIDTPGHVDFSYEVSRSLSACEGALLVVDASQGVEAQSVANCYTALDLGVEVTSVLNKIDLPSADPDRVIHEIEDVIGIEAQNAVRCSAKTGEGVRDVLEAVIARIPPPLGDPTKPLKALIIDSWFDNYVGVVMLVRVIDGTLKPKDKIRLMATGAVHLCEEVGVFTPKSFQKPSLSAGEVGFIIAGIKELTSAKVGDTVTLADKPATEALPGFKEVKPQVFAGLYPVESNQFEALRSALEKLRLNDASLQFEPENSTALGFGFRCGFLGLLHMEIVQERLEREYDMDLITTAPTVVYELLLKSGEVVQIENPSRLPEPSRVEEIREPMITINLLMPQDYVGPVMTLCTGKRGIQKNMQYMGRQVMLSYEMPLNEVVLDFFDKLKSVSRGYASMDYEFLEFRAADLVKLDIMVNGERVDALSLIVHRQNAVYRGREVAAKMRELIPRQMFDVAIQASIGANIIARETVKAMRKNVLAKCYGGDISRKKKLLEKQKEGKKRMKQVGNVEIPQEAFLAILRVEDK; this is encoded by the coding sequence ATGAACAATATTCGTAACTTTTCCATTATCGCCCACATTGACCATGGTAAATCAACCTTGGCTGACCGTATTATTCAATTATGTGGCGGCTTATCCGACCGTGAAATGGAAGCCCAGGTGCTTGATTCGATGGACTTGGAGCGCGAGCGTGGCATTACCATTAAGGCGCAAACAGCAGCCTTGCGATACACCGCTTTGGACGGCCAAGTTTATCAGCTGAACTTAATTGATACCCCTGGCCACGTTGACTTTTCATACGAGGTCAGTCGCTCTTTATCGGCTTGTGAAGGTGCATTGTTGGTCGTAGATGCCAGTCAGGGTGTGGAAGCACAAAGTGTTGCCAACTGTTATACCGCTTTGGATTTGGGCGTTGAGGTTACTTCAGTGCTCAATAAGATTGATTTGCCTTCAGCAGACCCGGATCGTGTGATTCATGAAATTGAGGACGTGATTGGCATCGAAGCCCAAAATGCCGTGCGTTGCTCTGCTAAAACTGGGGAAGGCGTGCGTGATGTGCTTGAAGCCGTTATTGCAAGAATTCCACCACCATTAGGTGATCCAACAAAACCACTTAAAGCCTTAATTATTGACTCATGGTTTGATAACTATGTGGGTGTGGTGATGTTAGTGCGCGTGATTGACGGCACTTTAAAACCAAAAGATAAAATTCGCTTAATGGCGACGGGTGCAGTGCACCTATGTGAAGAGGTGGGTGTATTCACGCCTAAATCATTCCAAAAGCCATCACTTTCTGCGGGTGAGGTGGGCTTTATTATTGCAGGGATTAAAGAACTCACAAGCGCAAAAGTTGGCGATACTGTCACGCTTGCAGATAAGCCAGCGACTGAAGCATTGCCAGGTTTTAAAGAAGTGAAACCACAGGTGTTTGCTGGCCTATATCCTGTTGAGTCAAATCAGTTTGAGGCGCTTCGAAGTGCACTTGAAAAATTACGTCTGAATGACGCCTCTCTGCAGTTTGAGCCTGAAAACTCAACAGCATTAGGTTTCGGCTTCCGTTGCGGCTTCTTGGGTCTGCTGCACATGGAAATTGTGCAAGAGCGTCTAGAGCGTGAATACGATATGGACTTGATTACCACTGCGCCAACGGTGGTTTATGAATTACTACTCAAGTCTGGCGAAGTTGTGCAAATTGAAAATCCGTCGCGCCTGCCAGAGCCATCACGTGTTGAAGAAATTCGTGAGCCAATGATTACGATTAATTTGCTCATGCCCCAAGATTATGTAGGTCCTGTAATGACGCTTTGTACCGGCAAACGTGGCATCCAGAAGAATATGCAGTATATGGGTAGGCAAGTGATGCTGAGCTATGAGATGCCACTTAATGAGGTGGTTCTTGATTTCTTTGACAAGCTCAAATCCGTTTCGCGTGGATATGCTTCGATGGACTACGAATTTTTGGAGTTTCGTGCGGCTGATCTAGTGAAGCTAGATATTATGGTGAACGGGGAGCGGGTAGATGCACTTTCTCTGATTGTGCACAGGCAGAATGCGGTTTATCGTGGTCGTGAAGTCGCTGCCAAGATGCGTGAGCTTATTCCTCGTCAAATGTTTGACGTGGCCATTCAAGCTTCCATCGGTGCCAATATTATTGCGCGTGAAACCGTTAAAGCCATGCGTAAAAACGTCTTAGCAAAATGTTACGGTGGCGATATCAGCCGTAAGAAGAAATTGCTAGAGAAGCAAAAAGAGGGTAAAAAACGGATGAAGCAAGTTGGAAACGTTGAAATTCCTCAAGAAGCTTTCCTCGCCATTTTACGTGTTGAAGATAAGTAA
- a CDS encoding SoxR reducing system RseC family protein, which produces MIQENAIVISTDQDIAYLEIVRNKPCGLCGQSRGCGISIWGRLFGHRSNIFKAQNTVNAQVDQMVVVGVEEQALLWSSLAVYGIPLALLILGAAVGSAVFSEATHPDRNTAMGAALGLFLGYVWLKGHNQGSALDTRYRPVILGFAEPSSIVNLQCKKR; this is translated from the coding sequence ATGATTCAAGAAAATGCAATTGTCATTAGTACAGACCAAGATATTGCTTATCTTGAGATTGTCCGAAATAAACCCTGTGGCTTATGTGGGCAGTCCCGTGGCTGTGGAATTTCTATTTGGGGCCGCTTATTCGGACATCGATCGAATATCTTCAAAGCACAAAATACTGTCAACGCGCAGGTCGATCAAATGGTTGTGGTCGGTGTAGAAGAACAGGCTTTGTTGTGGAGTTCCCTTGCCGTATACGGCATTCCACTTGCCTTACTCATTTTAGGTGCTGCTGTTGGCAGTGCCGTATTTTCCGAAGCAACGCATCCTGACAGAAATACTGCGATGGGTGCTGCGCTTGGATTATTTCTAGGCTATGTTTGGCTTAAAGGTCACAATCAGGGGAGCGCGTTAGACACTCGTTATCGCCCTGTGATTTTAGGTTTTGCAGAGCCATCATCAATCGTTAATCTTCAATGTAAAAAAAGGTAA
- the nth gene encoding endonuclease III has translation MNAEKRTEIFRRLAIAIPEPKTELNHTSVFELLIAVILSAQSTDKGVNLATAKLYAVANTPAAIFALGVEGLERYIKTIGLYHSKAKNVIATCQILVERFDSVVPNTREALESLPGVGRKTANVILNTAFGQPTIAVDTHIFRIGNRVGLARGKTPLAVELKLMKAVPKEFMQDAHHLMILHGRYTCIARQPKCGVCVIRDLCEYKAKAA, from the coding sequence ATGAATGCCGAAAAGCGTACTGAGATTTTTCGTCGATTAGCCATTGCCATTCCCGAACCCAAAACAGAGCTTAATCACACAAGTGTTTTCGAGCTGCTTATTGCGGTGATCCTATCTGCGCAATCCACTGATAAAGGCGTCAATCTAGCCACCGCTAAATTATATGCAGTCGCCAATACACCAGCCGCTATTTTTGCGTTGGGGGTTGAGGGATTGGAGCGCTATATTAAAACTATTGGGCTGTATCATAGCAAAGCTAAAAACGTCATTGCGACTTGTCAGATATTGGTTGAGCGCTTTGATAGTGTGGTGCCGAATACGCGTGAAGCATTAGAAAGTTTGCCAGGCGTAGGGCGTAAAACGGCCAATGTGATTTTGAATACAGCCTTTGGCCAGCCAACCATTGCAGTGGATACGCATATTTTTCGAATCGGCAATCGCGTTGGACTAGCGCGAGGCAAAACCCCTTTGGCGGTTGAGTTGAAGCTGATGAAAGCGGTTCCTAAAGAATTTATGCAAGACGCGCATCATTTAATGATTCTGCATGGTCGCTACACCTGTATTGCTAGGCAGCCAAAATGCGGTGTATGTGTGATTCGTGACTTGTGCGAATACAAAGCGAAAGCAGCGTAA
- the lepB gene encoding signal peptidase I — MMFALFMVVVLLVTGFIWLLDIFVLRKNRETNAPDPMLVEYSKSFFPVILVVFLIRSFVAEPFKIPSGSMMPTLLAGDFILVNKFTYGLRVPILNSTFIEMNHPKRGDVFVFHYPPDPSIDYIKRVVGLPGDKILYQDKQLYINGQKLEMAYLADYDYESGGLNQVHAKRFEEQLGDVKHELLIEESSMSREGAFEVPQGHYFAMGDNRDNSRDSRYWGFVPEQNLVGKAFFIWWNFDQFKRIGTSIH; from the coding sequence ATGATGTTCGCGTTATTTATGGTGGTGGTTTTATTGGTGACTGGTTTTATCTGGTTACTAGATATCTTTGTCTTGCGTAAAAATCGTGAGACTAATGCCCCTGACCCGATGCTCGTTGAATATTCAAAAAGCTTTTTCCCTGTCATTCTTGTCGTTTTCTTGATTCGTTCTTTCGTCGCTGAGCCATTCAAAATCCCTTCGGGTTCGATGATGCCAACCCTGCTTGCAGGTGATTTTATTTTGGTGAATAAATTCACATATGGCTTGCGTGTGCCAATCTTGAACAGTACTTTTATTGAAATGAACCATCCAAAACGTGGGGATGTTTTTGTATTTCATTATCCACCAGATCCATCTATTGATTACATCAAGCGAGTGGTTGGCTTGCCAGGCGACAAGATTCTGTATCAAGATAAGCAACTATATATCAATGGTCAAAAGCTAGAGATGGCCTACCTGGCTGATTATGATTATGAAAGTGGTGGCCTCAATCAAGTGCACGCAAAACGATTTGAAGAGCAGTTAGGTGATGTGAAACATGAGCTGCTAATTGAAGAGAGTAGTATGAGTCGAGAAGGTGCTTTTGAAGTGCCGCAAGGCCACTATTTCGCAATGGGCGATAATCGCGATAATAGTCGTGATAGTCGCTATTGGGGTTTTGTCCCAGAGCAAAATTTAGTGGGTAAAGCCTTCTTTATTTGGTGGAATTTTGATCAATTCAAACGTATCGGCACCAGCATTCATTAA
- a CDS encoding MucB/RseB C-terminal domain-containing protein, giving the protein MFKVIFKKYFLASLLLGSLAFSSFQVCAAQDDAWLLLQKASQAARELSYKGIFVYQSGATSKSVQLTHMNSGQGEFARMVVLDGAPREVLSQGSDVAIFSPKNEKVMIEKKRGQNMFPALLPSNMDALKVGYQIQTNGAERIGGREATIVNLIAKDQMRYGYRFWVDKEFGLLLKVVTLNKQGELLEQIGFNQLTLMEGQSMDWFKPKFDPSKSYEMDHDGPTKTSQTEIDWQVTQLPAGYRKVDQVKQFVQGKALPVTQMIFSDGLASISVFIEPIPKGTKSKVGHTLVGATNFYASVNEGHQVMVIGEAPEAAVTQFANSVNFKNKK; this is encoded by the coding sequence ATGTTTAAAGTGATTTTCAAAAAATATTTTTTAGCCAGTTTGCTACTTGGGTCGCTTGCATTCTCATCTTTTCAAGTGTGTGCGGCGCAAGATGACGCATGGTTGTTGTTACAAAAGGCCTCACAAGCTGCTAGAGAGCTGAGCTACAAAGGTATATTCGTTTATCAATCCGGCGCCACATCAAAGTCAGTACAGCTCACTCATATGAATTCTGGGCAAGGTGAATTTGCGCGGATGGTCGTGTTAGATGGCGCACCTCGTGAGGTATTAAGTCAAGGATCAGATGTCGCGATCTTCAGTCCTAAAAATGAAAAGGTAATGATCGAGAAAAAGCGCGGACAAAATATGTTCCCAGCTTTATTGCCTAGTAATATGGATGCCTTGAAAGTCGGATACCAAATACAAACCAACGGCGCCGAAAGAATTGGTGGCCGTGAAGCGACTATCGTTAACCTGATTGCTAAGGATCAGATGCGTTATGGCTATCGTTTTTGGGTCGATAAAGAGTTCGGCCTATTACTTAAAGTGGTCACATTGAATAAACAGGGTGAGCTTTTAGAGCAAATAGGCTTTAACCAGCTGACACTCATGGAAGGTCAAAGCATGGATTGGTTTAAGCCTAAGTTTGATCCATCTAAATCCTATGAGATGGACCATGATGGGCCAACGAAAACAAGCCAAACAGAAATTGACTGGCAAGTGACTCAGTTACCAGCCGGTTATCGTAAAGTTGATCAAGTGAAGCAGTTTGTTCAAGGCAAGGCTTTGCCAGTGACACAAATGATTTTTTCAGATGGCTTGGCTTCTATTTCGGTGTTTATCGAACCGATTCCTAAAGGCACAAAATCCAAGGTGGGTCACACACTCGTCGGCGCGACAAACTTCTACGCCTCAGTCAACGAAGGTCACCAAGTGATGGTTATTGGTGAAGCGCCGGAAGCGGCAGTGACACAATTTGCAAATTCGGTGAATTTTAAAAACAAAAAGTAA
- a CDS encoding DUF1841 family protein: MALFNPTRDQVRQFFFDTWAKFQAKQTLTDLEVIALQVIHMHPEYHAVLDAPERFMEQAYFPEMGETNPFLHMSLHMSVLEQVAINQPIGIAAAYQALKLKHGNESDAQHDLMDCLAETIWQAQRDTTAPNAEAYVACMQAKTN, translated from the coding sequence ATGGCTTTATTTAACCCTACGCGCGATCAAGTTAGACAATTCTTTTTTGATACTTGGGCTAAATTTCAGGCTAAACAAACGCTCACTGATTTAGAAGTAATTGCTTTGCAAGTGATTCACATGCATCCCGAATACCATGCCGTTCTGGATGCGCCTGAACGCTTCATGGAGCAAGCTTACTTTCCTGAGATGGGTGAAACCAACCCCTTTTTGCACATGAGCTTGCATATGTCTGTCTTGGAGCAAGTGGCGATTAATCAGCCAATCGGCATTGCAGCCGCTTATCAGGCATTGAAGCTGAAACATGGTAACGAATCTGATGCGCAACACGACCTAATGGATTGCCTCGCTGAAACCATATGGCAAGCACAGCGCGATACTACTGCACCTAACGCCGAGGCTTATGTGGCATGTATGCAAGCTAAGACAAATTAA
- a CDS encoding DegQ family serine endoprotease encodes MIKKIVILSIFLLSIASSIFAKELPDFTELAEKQGPSVVNISVTQVVQGNANPFGGLQDDEQFNELFRRFGLPVPGAPRGQAPQQDFKSQSLGSGFIISADGYILTNAHVINAADEVIVKLSDRREFKAKIIGSDRRTDVALLKIDASGLPKVSIGDPNQLKVGEWVAAIGSPFGLENTMTAGIVSAKGRALPQENFVPFIQTDVAINPGNSGGPLFNLKGEVVGINSQIYSRSGGSMGLSFAIPIDVAMDVSNQIKAGGKISRGWLGVSIQEITKDLAESFGMKNTNGALVAGVEKSGPADKSGLLAGDVILKFDNKMINASSDLPRAVGGIKPGRTVNVDVLRKGAMKTLSVTVGEAPNDKDEVNVSNKGNAKPEANRIGLVLNELTPQQKKKLNGKNGLLVVDAQGASAAAGVRRGDIVLGINNAEVSSVEQFAKTLAAIPNGKTVAVLISRGEGTLYVPIKLSDAK; translated from the coding sequence ATGATAAAAAAAATCGTCATCCTTTCTATTTTTTTGCTTTCAATTGCCAGTTCTATATTTGCAAAAGAGCTACCAGACTTTACTGAGCTTGCTGAAAAGCAGGGCCCCTCGGTCGTGAATATCAGTGTGACGCAAGTCGTTCAGGGTAACGCCAATCCATTCGGCGGGCTTCAGGACGACGAACAGTTTAATGAATTATTCCGTCGATTTGGCTTGCCTGTGCCGGGGGCTCCCAGAGGTCAGGCACCACAACAAGACTTTAAGTCTCAGTCCTTGGGTTCAGGGTTTATCATCAGTGCCGATGGCTACATTCTTACTAATGCGCATGTGATTAATGCGGCTGATGAAGTGATTGTGAAGTTGTCGGATAGGCGTGAATTTAAAGCCAAAATTATCGGGTCAGACCGCCGCACAGACGTTGCTTTACTCAAGATTGACGCGAGTGGTTTACCTAAGGTGTCCATTGGGGATCCGAACCAATTAAAGGTGGGTGAATGGGTTGCTGCGATTGGCTCACCTTTTGGCCTTGAAAACACCATGACAGCAGGGATTGTGAGTGCTAAAGGTCGTGCTTTGCCGCAAGAAAACTTCGTTCCGTTTATTCAAACTGACGTTGCCATTAATCCAGGTAATTCTGGCGGTCCGCTATTCAATCTAAAAGGTGAGGTGGTTGGCATTAACTCACAAATTTATAGTCGTAGCGGTGGTTCTATGGGCTTGTCCTTTGCTATTCCAATTGATGTTGCGATGGATGTTTCTAACCAGATCAAAGCTGGCGGTAAAATCTCTCGTGGTTGGCTTGGAGTTTCAATTCAAGAAATAACGAAAGACTTGGCCGAATCGTTTGGAATGAAAAATACCAATGGCGCTCTTGTCGCTGGTGTTGAGAAGAGTGGCCCTGCAGATAAGAGTGGTTTGCTTGCGGGTGATGTGATTCTAAAGTTTGATAATAAGATGATTAATGCATCATCTGATTTGCCACGTGCAGTGGGGGGCATAAAACCAGGTAGAACGGTGAACGTAGATGTGCTCCGTAAGGGGGCAATGAAAACTTTATCGGTCACAGTTGGTGAGGCACCAAACGACAAAGACGAAGTGAATGTTTCCAATAAAGGCAATGCGAAGCCAGAAGCCAACCGTATTGGCCTAGTACTCAATGAATTAACACCTCAACAAAAGAAAAAGCTGAACGGAAAAAATGGCTTATTGGTGGTTGATGCACAAGGTGCGTCAGCAGCGGCAGGCGTTCGTCGAGGGGATATCGTTTTAGGGATCAATAATGCTGAAGTAAGCAGTGTAGAACAATTCGCTAAGACCTTGGCGGCCATTCCAAATGGGAAAACCGTTGCAGTATTGATTTCGCGCGGAGAAGGGACTTTGTATGTGCCAATTAAACTCAGTGACGCCAAATAA
- a CDS encoding electron transport complex subunit E: MSEVNQELTPEVAQAAEVKAQPKVFYSEIVENGLWKQNPGLVQLLGLCPTLAMTISLVNGFSLGVMTAIVMAASNASVAPIRQWVPSEIRIPVFILIVAALVTMIDLSMHAYLQGLHSVLGIFIPLIVTNCIVLARVEAFAAKNPVLPSALDGFMMGFGLALVLATLGGIREIVGKGTLFSGIDLVFGPSAKSMILTVIPDYHGFLLAILPPGAFIGLAALIATRNWMAQRKAARDAALPVSTPLATL; encoded by the coding sequence ATGAGTGAAGTTAATCAGGAACTAACACCAGAAGTCGCGCAAGCGGCTGAAGTAAAAGCACAGCCTAAGGTTTTCTACAGCGAAATTGTTGAAAATGGTTTGTGGAAACAAAACCCAGGCTTGGTGCAGTTGTTGGGTTTGTGCCCAACACTCGCGATGACCATCAGTTTGGTGAACGGCTTTAGCTTAGGGGTCATGACGGCAATTGTCATGGCAGCAAGCAATGCGAGCGTTGCGCCCATCCGTCAGTGGGTGCCAAGCGAAATTCGCATTCCAGTATTTATTTTGATTGTTGCGGCATTGGTCACAATGATTGACTTGTCCATGCATGCTTATCTTCAAGGCTTACATTCAGTACTGGGTATTTTTATTCCGCTCATTGTGACGAATTGTATTGTGCTTGCCCGCGTGGAAGCATTTGCGGCTAAAAATCCTGTTTTACCATCAGCGTTGGATGGTTTTATGATGGGCTTTGGTTTAGCCCTGGTTCTGGCAACGCTTGGCGGTATCCGTGAAATTGTGGGCAAGGGAACGTTATTCTCTGGTATTGATTTGGTATTTGGACCTTCGGCAAAATCGATGATATTGACCGTTATTCCAGACTACCATGGCTTTTTACTGGCTATTTTGCCACCAGGCGCATTTATTGGACTCGCTGCATTGATTGCAACACGCAATTGGATGGCTCAGCGCAAAGCGGCACGCGATGCTGCGTTACCTGTTTCTACGCCTTTAGCGACCTTATAA
- the nadB gene encoding L-aspartate oxidase: protein MQQFDVLIIGSGLAGLTVALKVASEKRVCLVSKRKINDNSSSWAQGGIAAVLTDDDSIEAHIQDTLIAGAGLCDQEVTRQVASHARETVEWLIAQGVPFTREDDGSGYHLTREGGHSHRRIIHAADATGHAVQKTLAEQVLSHPNIIVLEDHIAVDLITSRKAGIGAPQDNAECLGAYVLDNQSGKVMTIAAQQTVLATGGAGKVYLYTTNPDVSTGDGVAMSWRAGCRVANMEFIQFHPTCLFHPKAKSFLITEAVRGEGGILKLPDGTNFMPHHDKRGELAPRDVVARAIDFEMKKRGLDCVFLDISHKPADFVISHFPTIYRRCMELGIDITKEPIPVVPAAHYSCGGVMTDHTGRTDLASLYAIGETACTGLHGANRLASNSLLECMVFGQAAANDILSQPGRPSVSLPYWDESRVTDADEEVIITHNWNELRRTMWNYVGIVRTSKRLTRAMHRIQMLRDEVDEFYSNFRVSNNLIELRNLLQVAELIVRSAMERHESRGLHYSRDYPEMLDIAVPTVLEPSNYFSLLDRDLTEKSNRST from the coding sequence ATGCAGCAATTTGATGTGCTTATTATTGGTAGTGGACTTGCTGGTTTAACCGTCGCACTTAAAGTCGCTTCAGAAAAAAGAGTTTGCCTTGTGAGCAAACGCAAAATTAACGACAACTCAAGCAGTTGGGCGCAAGGCGGCATCGCAGCCGTGCTCACTGATGATGACTCTATTGAGGCGCATATCCAGGACACCTTAATTGCTGGGGCTGGACTTTGTGACCAAGAAGTCACCAGACAAGTGGCCAGCCATGCCCGCGAAACAGTGGAGTGGCTGATTGCTCAAGGCGTACCATTTACGCGAGAAGATGATGGTAGCGGATACCACTTAACCCGTGAGGGTGGCCACAGCCACAGACGTATCATCCACGCGGCAGACGCGACAGGTCATGCCGTTCAAAAAACACTCGCTGAACAAGTGCTCAGCCATCCCAATATCATTGTGCTTGAGGACCATATCGCGGTCGATTTAATCACCTCACGTAAAGCTGGCATAGGCGCGCCGCAAGACAATGCAGAATGTCTTGGGGCCTATGTACTTGATAACCAATCTGGCAAAGTCATGACGATTGCAGCGCAACAAACCGTGCTAGCGACAGGCGGTGCAGGCAAAGTCTATCTTTACACCACCAACCCTGACGTAAGCACTGGCGATGGCGTCGCGATGTCATGGCGTGCAGGCTGCCGTGTCGCCAATATGGAATTTATTCAATTTCACCCGACTTGCCTGTTTCACCCAAAAGCCAAATCTTTTTTAATCACAGAAGCCGTTCGTGGAGAAGGTGGCATTTTAAAGCTGCCTGACGGAACAAACTTTATGCCTCATCATGACAAGCGTGGTGAGCTTGCTCCGCGTGATGTTGTCGCAAGAGCCATCGACTTTGAAATGAAGAAGCGAGGCTTGGACTGCGTATTTTTAGACATTTCACACAAGCCCGCAGACTTCGTGATTTCCCATTTTCCGACCATTTACCGTCGTTGTATGGAGCTTGGCATTGATATTACCAAAGAGCCCATTCCAGTGGTACCAGCTGCCCATTATAGTTGTGGCGGCGTAATGACAGACCATACCGGACGCACTGACCTTGCCAGCCTGTATGCGATTGGTGAAACCGCTTGCACAGGCTTGCATGGCGCAAACCGCTTGGCCAGTAATTCACTTTTAGAATGCATGGTGTTTGGGCAAGCAGCGGCAAACGATATCTTGTCTCAGCCAGGCAGACCAAGCGTTTCACTTCCTTACTGGGATGAAAGCCGGGTGACGGATGCAGATGAAGAAGTCATTATTACCCACAACTGGAATGAACTAAGACGGACAATGTGGAATTACGTCGGCATTGTTCGAACAAGTAAACGCTTAACGCGTGCGATGCATCGCATTCAAATGTTACGCGATGAAGTGGACGAGTTTTATAGCAACTTCCGGGTCAGCAACAATCTGATTGAACTGCGTAACCTGTTGCAAGTGGCTGAGCTGATTGTACGAAGTGCCATGGAGCGTCATGAGAGCCGAGGATTGCATTACAGTAGAGACTACCCTGAAATGCTGGATATTGCGGTGCCTACCGTACTTGAGCCTTCTAATTACTTTAGTTTGCTTGATCGCGACCTGACAGAAAAATCGAATCGATCAACCTAG